The following proteins are encoded in a genomic region of Cryptosporangium phraense:
- a CDS encoding AMP-binding protein, whose translation MFYPLNVKDFLDRAETVYPDRVGVTDEPSQPAPSLGDVSYRALASAARQQAAWLDSLGVPVGGRVAMVSHNAGRMLTSFFGVSGWGRIFVPINFRLSAAEISYIVEHCSADVLLVDPELSGLLSSVTAKHTYVLGSSSDAEIFGGGGSPVPWAGDEAATCTLNYTSGTTARPKGVQLTHRANWLNATVFALHAGVSDRDVYLHTLPMFHANGWGMPYAMTGLGVHQVVLRKVDGAEILRRVASHGVTVMCAAPAVLNAVLDAASSWEGEIPGRDRVRVILAGAPPPTRTIERIRSDLGWEFIQIYGLTETAPILTVNRMRSEWDDLPASEQARLLGRAGAPALGVRLSVDGSGEVLAQANHNLDAYWENPSATAEAQEGNWFHTGDGGEFSDGYLSITDRKKDVIISGGENVSSIEVEDVLNSFPAVREVAVIGIPDEKWGELVTALVVTDGSDVSADEVIAFCRTKLAGYKCPKRVEFVGELPRTATGKLQKFKLREPFWEGRTRQVN comes from the coding sequence GTGTTTTATCCCCTCAACGTGAAGGACTTTCTCGATCGGGCCGAGACGGTCTATCCCGACCGCGTCGGGGTCACCGACGAGCCCTCGCAGCCGGCTCCGTCCCTCGGGGACGTGTCCTACCGGGCTCTGGCGTCGGCCGCGCGGCAGCAGGCCGCGTGGCTGGACTCGCTGGGCGTGCCGGTGGGTGGCCGGGTGGCGATGGTGTCGCACAACGCCGGGCGGATGCTCACGTCGTTCTTCGGCGTGTCCGGGTGGGGGCGGATCTTCGTCCCGATCAACTTCCGGCTGAGCGCGGCCGAGATCTCGTACATCGTCGAGCACTGCTCGGCCGACGTGTTGCTGGTGGACCCGGAGTTGTCGGGGTTGCTGTCGTCGGTGACCGCAAAGCACACGTACGTGCTGGGGTCGTCGTCGGACGCGGAGATCTTCGGCGGGGGCGGGTCGCCGGTTCCCTGGGCCGGGGACGAGGCCGCGACCTGCACGCTGAACTACACCTCGGGGACGACCGCGCGGCCGAAGGGTGTGCAGCTGACGCACCGCGCGAACTGGCTCAACGCCACGGTCTTCGCGCTGCACGCCGGAGTGTCCGATCGGGACGTCTACCTGCACACGCTGCCGATGTTCCACGCCAACGGCTGGGGCATGCCGTACGCGATGACCGGGCTAGGCGTCCACCAGGTGGTGCTGCGCAAGGTGGACGGAGCGGAGATTCTCCGTCGGGTCGCTTCTCACGGGGTGACCGTCATGTGCGCGGCGCCGGCCGTGCTGAACGCGGTGCTGGACGCCGCGTCTTCGTGGGAGGGCGAGATCCCGGGGCGGGACCGGGTGCGGGTGATCCTGGCCGGTGCGCCGCCGCCGACCCGGACGATCGAGCGGATCCGGTCGGATCTCGGGTGGGAGTTCATCCAGATCTACGGGCTGACCGAGACCGCGCCGATCCTCACCGTGAACCGGATGCGGTCCGAGTGGGACGATCTGCCGGCTTCGGAGCAGGCCCGCCTGCTCGGACGCGCCGGTGCCCCGGCGCTCGGCGTCCGTCTTTCGGTCGACGGTTCCGGCGAGGTGCTGGCCCAGGCGAACCACAATCTGGACGCCTACTGGGAGAACCCGTCGGCGACGGCCGAGGCGCAGGAGGGGAACTGGTTCCACACCGGCGACGGCGGCGAGTTCTCGGACGGGTACCTGTCGATCACCGACCGGAAGAAGGACGTGATCATCTCGGGCGGCGAGAACGTGTCGTCGATCGAGGTCGAGGATGTGTTGAACTCGTTCCCGGCCGTGCGTGAGGTCGCGGTGATCGGGATTCCCGATGAGAAGTGGGGCGAGTTGGTGACCGCGCTGGTGGTCACCGATGGATCGGACGTTTCGGCGGACGAGGTGATCGCGTTCTGCCGGACGAAGTTGGCGGGGTACAAGTGTCCTAAGCGGGTGGAGTTTGTGGGGGAGTTGCCTCGGACGGCGACCGGGAAGTTGCAGAAATTCAAGCTCCGGGAGCCGTTCTGGGAGGGGCGGACTCGCCAGGTGAATTAG
- a CDS encoding DeoR/GlpR family DNA-binding transcription regulator, with translation MLASQRQARIVEELRRGGGVRVSDLTELLGVSDMTVRRDLEVLARAGVLHKVHGGAVLATSRRTDEPGFAAKSALQQPAKEAIAARAAELITPGTAIALSAGTTTWNLARHITAIPELTVVTNSTTVADILEAQAPRAGFTVILTGGVRTPSAALVGPVADQSISSLHVDQLFIGMHGMDAVAGLTTPNLAEAQTNRALINSAKEVVVLADSTKWGIVGLADFGPLSTADVLITDNGLPPAAHDILAESVGDLIVVDAADSGLPSAPSVGDRT, from the coding sequence ATGCTGGCTAGCCAGCGGCAGGCCCGGATCGTCGAGGAGCTCCGCCGCGGCGGCGGGGTGCGGGTCAGCGACCTCACCGAGCTGCTCGGGGTCTCCGACATGACGGTCCGCCGCGACCTGGAGGTGCTGGCCAGGGCCGGCGTGCTGCACAAGGTGCACGGCGGCGCGGTGCTGGCGACCTCGCGGCGCACCGACGAGCCGGGATTCGCGGCCAAGAGCGCGCTGCAGCAGCCGGCCAAGGAGGCGATCGCCGCCCGGGCCGCCGAGCTGATCACGCCCGGCACCGCGATCGCGCTCTCGGCCGGCACCACGACGTGGAACCTGGCCCGGCACATCACCGCGATCCCCGAGCTCACCGTGGTCACGAACTCGACGACGGTGGCCGACATCCTGGAGGCCCAGGCGCCCCGGGCCGGGTTCACCGTGATCCTCACCGGCGGGGTCCGGACGCCCAGCGCCGCGCTGGTGGGGCCGGTCGCCGACCAGTCGATCTCGTCGCTCCACGTCGACCAGCTGTTCATCGGCATGCACGGCATGGACGCCGTCGCCGGGCTGACGACGCCGAACCTCGCCGAGGCGCAGACGAACCGGGCGCTGATCAACAGTGCCAAGGAGGTCGTCGTGCTGGCCGACTCCACGAAGTGGGGCATCGTCGGGCTCGCCGACTTCGGTCCGCTGTCCACGGCCGACGTCCTCATCACCGACAACGGCCTACCTCCGGCCGCGCACGACATCCTGGCCGAGAGTGTCGGCGACCTCATCGTGGTGGACGCCGCCGACTCCGGCCTACCTTCCGCGCCTTCCGTCGGAGACCGCACATGA
- a CDS encoding nitroreductase family protein — translation MTPDELLTTTRSVRKRLDLTRPVPFDLVKECLEIALQAPSGSNRQDWHWVVVTDPAKRKVIADYYADAWARYIASGHSAGALYADDPSRAAVQRRIGDSGQYLADHMNEVPVLVIPCIRATSLGAGNQAGLWGSILPAVWSFMLAGRARGLGTAWTTLHLRHEREISDLLGIPDGIAQAALIPTAYYTGDTFKPASRQPLDEVLHIESW, via the coding sequence ATGACCCCAGATGAGCTGTTGACCACGACCCGCAGTGTCCGGAAGCGACTGGATCTGACCCGGCCGGTGCCGTTCGATCTCGTGAAGGAATGCCTGGAGATCGCTCTGCAGGCCCCGTCCGGGTCGAACCGGCAGGACTGGCACTGGGTCGTGGTCACCGACCCGGCCAAGCGGAAGGTCATCGCCGACTACTACGCGGACGCCTGGGCCCGGTACATCGCGTCCGGCCACTCGGCCGGCGCGCTGTACGCGGACGACCCGTCCCGGGCCGCGGTGCAGCGGCGGATCGGCGACTCGGGCCAGTACCTCGCCGATCACATGAACGAGGTGCCGGTGCTGGTGATCCCGTGCATCCGGGCGACGTCTCTGGGCGCGGGCAACCAGGCCGGCCTGTGGGGCTCGATCCTCCCGGCGGTGTGGAGCTTCATGCTCGCCGGGCGGGCCCGCGGCCTCGGCACCGCCTGGACGACGCTGCACCTGCGCCACGAACGGGAGATCTCCGACCTGCTCGGCATCCCCGACGGAATCGCCCAGGCCGCGCTGATCCCGACCGCGTACTACACCGGCGACACGTTCAAGCCCGCGTCCCGCCAACCGCTCGACGAGGTCCTGCACATCGAGTCGTGGTGA
- the galK gene encoding galactokinase encodes MRESASWLAPGRVNLIGEHTDYNDGFVLPLAIEYGCRASISPGPDGVLRFVSAQESDPVDIRIPALQPERVTGWAAYPAGVLWALDVDLPGLTITVDSDVPLGAGLSSSAALTCSVAGAANDLLELGLSPRELVAVARRAENGFVGAPTGGMDQLISMLGKAGSVLFCDMRTLDVRPVPFTLDADGLALLVVDSKAPHKHADGEYAARRRSCERAAHVLGVTALRDATLSDLDKLATDSEGEELVKRARHIITENQRVQDVVALLDSGRVREIGPLLTASHASMRDDFEITVPEVDVLVEALLGAGAYGARMTGGGFGGCVIALLDADAVDAASRAVAEAAGARGFAAPHAFVTSPAAGAHALDGSNAG; translated from the coding sequence ATGCGCGAATCAGCCAGCTGGCTGGCGCCGGGTCGGGTGAACCTGATCGGCGAGCACACCGACTACAACGACGGCTTCGTGCTGCCGCTGGCCATCGAGTACGGCTGCAGAGCGTCGATCTCTCCCGGCCCGGACGGGGTCCTGCGGTTCGTGTCCGCGCAGGAGTCCGACCCGGTCGACATCCGCATCCCGGCGCTCCAGCCCGAGCGGGTCACCGGCTGGGCCGCCTACCCGGCCGGGGTCCTGTGGGCCCTCGACGTGGACCTGCCCGGGCTCACCATCACCGTCGACTCCGACGTGCCGCTGGGTGCGGGTCTGTCGTCGTCGGCCGCGCTGACCTGCTCGGTCGCCGGGGCCGCGAACGACCTGCTGGAGCTGGGGCTCTCGCCCCGCGAACTCGTCGCGGTGGCCCGGAGGGCCGAGAACGGCTTCGTCGGCGCGCCGACCGGCGGCATGGACCAGCTGATCTCGATGCTCGGCAAGGCCGGATCGGTCCTGTTCTGCGACATGCGGACGCTCGACGTGCGTCCCGTTCCGTTCACTCTGGACGCCGACGGGCTCGCGCTCCTCGTCGTCGACTCCAAGGCACCGCACAAGCACGCGGACGGCGAGTACGCCGCCCGGCGCCGATCGTGCGAGCGGGCCGCGCACGTGCTGGGCGTCACCGCCCTGCGGGACGCGACGCTGTCCGATCTCGACAAGCTGGCGACCGACTCCGAGGGCGAGGAGCTGGTCAAGCGGGCCCGGCACATCATCACCGAGAACCAGCGGGTGCAGGACGTCGTCGCGCTGCTGGACTCGGGCCGGGTCCGGGAGATCGGCCCGCTGCTGACCGCTTCGCACGCGTCGATGCGTGACGACTTCGAGATCACCGTCCCCGAGGTCGACGTGCTGGTCGAGGCCCTGCTGGGCGCGGGCGCCTACGGCGCCCGGATGACCGGTGGTGGTTTCGGCGGGTGCGTCATCGCTCTTCTCGACGCCGACGCGGTGGACGCCGCGTCGCGCGCCGTGGCCGAGGCGGCCGGCGCCCGGGGCTTCGCCGCGCCGCACGCGTTCGTCACGTCCCCGGCGGCCGGAGCCCACGCGCTGGACGGATCCAATGCTGGCTAG
- a CDS encoding carbohydrate ABC transporter permease: MTTPQATVATHSKPTHKRGKLRRLTGRDKLVLGLMVGIPTLIELVLVWGPALFSVLLGFTDARTDIDQPGGTHFAGLDNYKFITSDYPPFWPAVEHNIIWLVFLAVIATPAGLFIAVLLDQNLKGSRIYQSIFFIPVMLSLALVGIIWHLIYSPDAGLLNSILGTAGTKDQIDWFGDSSINLWAALVAASWKHVGYIMVLYLAGLKGVDPSLREAAAIDGANAVQTFFRVVFPAMRPINIVVVVITVIEALRAFDIVYVINRGTNGLELLSALVVQNLVGEGTQIGVGAAIATVLLVISLVPIVTYLWQTFRKEDEA, translated from the coding sequence ATGACGACCCCCCAGGCCACAGTGGCCACGCACAGCAAACCGACACACAAGCGAGGAAAGCTCCGGCGCCTCACGGGCAGAGACAAGCTCGTTCTCGGGCTCATGGTCGGTATCCCGACGCTGATCGAGCTGGTGCTGGTCTGGGGGCCCGCGCTGTTCTCGGTCCTGCTCGGGTTCACCGACGCGCGGACCGACATCGACCAGCCCGGCGGAACCCACTTCGCCGGGCTGGACAACTACAAGTTCATCACCAGCGACTACCCGCCGTTCTGGCCGGCCGTCGAGCACAACATCATCTGGCTGGTGTTCCTCGCGGTCATCGCGACGCCGGCCGGCCTGTTCATCGCGGTGCTGCTCGACCAGAACCTCAAGGGCTCGCGGATCTACCAGAGCATCTTCTTCATCCCGGTGATGCTCTCGCTGGCCCTGGTCGGCATCATCTGGCACCTGATCTACAGCCCCGACGCCGGTCTGCTGAACAGCATCCTCGGCACCGCGGGCACCAAGGACCAGATCGACTGGTTCGGCGACTCCAGCATCAACCTCTGGGCGGCGCTGGTCGCGGCCTCCTGGAAACACGTCGGGTACATCATGGTGCTGTACCTGGCCGGCCTGAAGGGCGTCGACCCGTCGCTGCGCGAAGCCGCGGCGATCGACGGCGCGAACGCCGTCCAGACGTTCTTCCGGGTCGTGTTCCCGGCGATGCGCCCGATCAACATCGTGGTCGTCGTCATCACGGTCATCGAGGCGCTGCGCGCGTTCGACATCGTCTACGTGATCAACCGCGGGACCAACGGCCTCGAGCTGTTGTCCGCGCTCGTCGTCCAGAACCTCGTCGGCGAGGGCACCCAGATCGGCGTCGGCGCGGCGATCGCGACCGTCCTGCTGGTGATCTCGCTGGTCCCGATCGTCACGTATCTGTGGCAGACCTTCCGGAAGGAGGACGAGGCATGA
- the galT gene encoding galactose-1-phosphate uridylyltransferase, whose amino-acid sequence MTARQQIHLSDGRELFYFDDAPGKDRSAADLRGLPEVTNVSERRWDSLAGEWVVIAGHRQSRTFLPPADQCPLDPTRDADHLTEIPAHDYDVVVFENRFPSLSTSTPVESSLHGLFHIEPGQGRCEVVCFTSDHSGSFASLPVPRVRTVLDALINRTVELGRLDGVEYVFAFENRGEEIGVTLSHPHGQIYAYPFVPPRMERTRQSLREHHDATGECLQCNLLEAEHGDGVRIVEKGSHFTAYVPFAARWPYEVMIVPHRHVPDLPALDEAELAELAELYPAVLKRFDGLFDGPAPYIAGWQQAPVRFDRDLWHLALQVFSIRRAPGKLKYLAGSESGAAVWINDIAPEKAAAALRGETV is encoded by the coding sequence ATGACCGCCCGCCAGCAGATCCATCTGAGCGATGGACGGGAGCTCTTCTACTTCGACGACGCACCCGGCAAGGACCGGTCGGCGGCCGATCTCCGCGGCCTGCCCGAAGTGACGAACGTGTCCGAGCGACGCTGGGACTCGCTGGCCGGCGAGTGGGTGGTGATCGCCGGGCACCGGCAGTCGCGCACGTTCCTGCCGCCCGCCGACCAGTGCCCGCTCGACCCGACCCGCGACGCCGACCACCTCACCGAGATCCCCGCGCACGACTACGACGTCGTCGTGTTCGAGAACCGGTTCCCCTCGCTGTCGACGTCGACGCCGGTGGAGTCGTCGCTGCACGGCCTCTTCCACATCGAACCGGGCCAGGGCCGCTGCGAGGTCGTCTGCTTCACGTCGGACCACTCCGGGTCGTTCGCGTCGCTGCCGGTCCCCCGGGTCCGGACCGTCCTCGACGCGCTGATCAACCGGACCGTCGAGCTGGGTCGCCTGGACGGGGTCGAGTACGTCTTCGCGTTCGAGAACCGGGGCGAGGAGATCGGGGTCACGCTCTCGCACCCGCACGGGCAGATCTACGCGTACCCGTTCGTTCCGCCGCGGATGGAGCGGACCCGGCAGTCGCTGCGCGAGCACCACGACGCGACCGGCGAGTGCCTGCAGTGCAACCTGCTCGAGGCCGAGCACGGCGACGGCGTCCGGATCGTCGAGAAGGGGTCGCACTTCACCGCGTACGTACCGTTCGCGGCCCGCTGGCCGTACGAGGTGATGATCGTCCCGCACCGGCACGTGCCCGACCTGCCGGCCTTGGACGAAGCCGAGCTGGCCGAACTGGCCGAGCTGTACCCGGCGGTGTTGAAGCGGTTCGACGGGCTGTTCGACGGGCCGGCGCCGTACATCGCGGGCTGGCAGCAGGCGCCGGTGCGGTTCGACCGGGACCTGTGGCACCTGGCCCTGCAGGTGTTCTCGATCCGGCGGGCGCCCGGGAAGCTCAAGTACCTGGCCGGATCGGAGTCGGGCGCGGCGGTCTGGATCAACGACATAGCCCCCGAGAAGGCGGCGGCCGCGTTGCGCGGCGAGACTGTATAG
- a CDS encoding ABC transporter substrate-binding protein: MPTPSLDSLLSHNGVSRRSILRAAGLGAGVFAAAPLLAACTGSDSSDSGSSGTGTVTFGSNGSDEVPKKAYADLMAAAKTSENLTVKINTVAHNDFQNNINNYLKGSPDDVFTWFAGYRMKSYAKQGLVADISDIWEKAGSNFSDAFKTASTGDDGKQYFIPLYNYPWGWFYRPSVWKEKGYTEPKTWDELLTLAKKMKADGLNPIAFADKDGWPAFGTFDYLNMRINGYQFHVDLMAHKESWADPKVSKVFDTWKAIFPYQSADSLGRTWQEAAQTVVKKTSGMYLLGSFVGQQWPTGDTDIDFFEFPAVDSTIGADAIEAPIDGFMMSKKGGQNASAKKLMEYLATGKAEDVYLATDTNDVAAAKDATTDKYNALQKKAAQVIGAAKNISQFLDRDAEPAFANNAALPAFQQFIKDGDVAAVTKNLEAQAKQIYGS, encoded by the coding sequence ATGCCCACCCCTTCGCTTGACTCACTGCTGAGCCACAACGGCGTGAGCCGCCGGTCGATCCTTCGTGCCGCCGGCCTCGGCGCCGGTGTGTTCGCGGCCGCCCCGCTGCTCGCTGCCTGCACCGGCTCCGACAGCAGCGACTCCGGAAGCTCCGGCACCGGCACGGTCACGTTCGGCTCTAACGGCTCGGACGAGGTGCCGAAGAAGGCGTACGCGGACCTCATGGCCGCCGCCAAGACGTCGGAGAACCTGACCGTCAAGATCAACACGGTCGCGCACAACGACTTCCAGAACAACATCAACAACTACCTCAAGGGCAGCCCGGACGACGTCTTCACGTGGTTCGCCGGCTACCGCATGAAGTCGTACGCGAAGCAGGGCCTGGTCGCCGACATCAGCGACATCTGGGAGAAGGCCGGCAGCAACTTCTCCGACGCGTTCAAGACCGCGTCCACCGGCGACGACGGCAAGCAGTACTTCATCCCGCTCTACAACTACCCGTGGGGCTGGTTCTACCGGCCGAGCGTGTGGAAGGAGAAGGGGTACACCGAGCCCAAGACCTGGGACGAGCTGCTCACGCTGGCCAAGAAGATGAAGGCCGACGGGCTCAACCCGATCGCGTTCGCGGACAAGGACGGCTGGCCGGCGTTCGGCACGTTCGACTACCTGAACATGCGCATCAACGGCTACCAGTTCCACGTCGACCTGATGGCGCACAAGGAGAGCTGGGCCGACCCGAAGGTCTCCAAGGTGTTCGACACCTGGAAGGCGATCTTCCCCTACCAGTCGGCCGACTCGCTGGGCCGGACCTGGCAGGAGGCGGCCCAGACCGTCGTCAAGAAGACCTCGGGCATGTACCTGCTCGGCTCGTTCGTCGGTCAGCAGTGGCCGACCGGCGACACCGACATCGACTTCTTCGAGTTCCCGGCGGTCGACTCGACGATCGGTGCGGACGCCATCGAGGCCCCGATCGACGGGTTCATGATGAGCAAGAAGGGCGGCCAGAACGCCAGCGCCAAGAAGCTCATGGAGTACCTGGCCACCGGCAAGGCCGAGGACGTCTACCTCGCGACCGACACCAACGACGTCGCCGCGGCCAAGGACGCCACGACCGACAAGTACAACGCGCTGCAGAAGAAGGCCGCCCAGGTCATCGGCGCGGCGAAGAACATCTCGCAGTTCCTCGACCGGGACGCCGAGCCCGCGTTCGCGAACAACGCGGCGCTGCCGGCCTTCCAGCAGTTCATCAAGGACGGCGACGTCGCCGCGGTGACGAAGAACCTCGAGGCCCAGGCCAAGCAGATCTACGGCAGCTGA
- a CDS encoding beta-galactosidase, with protein MRSVTARLGGKLAFGGDYNPEQWPESVWLEDVALMKEARVNLVSVGIFSWAKLEPAEKEYDFGWLDRVLDLLHDNGIAVDLANASATPPPWFSRRYPDSLPVDVDGQKRWYGARQAFCPSSADYRTAAARLTRAIGERYTNHPAVSMWHVHNEYGCHNWHCYCDTSAEAFRTWLRDRYSTVESLNEAWGTAFWSQRYYDWAEVIPPRTPAYNTFANPTQQLDFWRFSSDELLDCFRAEAEILREVSDAPVTTNFMTFFKPLDYWAWAAEQDLISNDHYRIVEGLGPNGATHDLAMSGDLVRSLAGGRPWLLMEHSTSAVNWQPRNPAKLPGQLRRDSLTHTARGADGALFFQWRQSKAGAEKFHSALVPHAGTDSQLWRDVVQLGTDLESLKELAGSTVRPEVAITVDWESWWAIELDSHPTADVTGLGELRRFHRALWDRGVTADFVHPDHDLSAYRLVIVPTLYLTGGEAGPNLTEFVEAGGTALVTYFSGIVDHHDHVRLGGYPGAFRDLLGVRVEEFNPLLGGASVQISGLNGGRGTLWTESATATTAETLATYGDGPLAGRPVLTRNAVGNGEAWYLGTRLDEASHAEVVGRLLRTAGVAPVLSFDEWPVGLDVVERVGPDARYVFAVNHADTPVALPLRGHNLLTATDWAEGDEVGPGDVVVIRA; from the coding sequence ATGAGGTCCGTCACCGCCCGCCTCGGCGGCAAGCTGGCCTTCGGCGGCGACTACAACCCCGAACAGTGGCCGGAGTCGGTCTGGCTCGAGGACGTCGCGCTGATGAAAGAGGCCAGGGTCAACCTGGTCTCGGTCGGGATCTTCTCCTGGGCCAAGCTCGAGCCGGCCGAGAAGGAGTACGACTTCGGCTGGCTCGACCGGGTCCTCGACCTGCTGCACGACAACGGGATCGCGGTCGACCTGGCCAACGCGTCCGCGACCCCGCCGCCGTGGTTCTCGCGCCGCTACCCGGACTCGCTCCCGGTCGACGTCGACGGTCAGAAGCGCTGGTACGGAGCCCGGCAGGCGTTCTGCCCGTCGTCGGCCGACTACCGGACCGCGGCCGCGCGGCTGACCCGGGCGATCGGTGAGCGGTACACGAACCACCCCGCGGTCAGCATGTGGCACGTCCACAACGAGTACGGCTGCCACAACTGGCACTGCTACTGCGACACCTCGGCCGAGGCCTTCCGCACCTGGCTGCGCGACCGCTACTCGACGGTGGAGAGCCTCAACGAGGCCTGGGGCACCGCGTTCTGGAGCCAGCGTTACTACGACTGGGCCGAGGTCATCCCGCCCCGCACCCCGGCCTACAACACGTTCGCCAACCCCACCCAGCAGCTGGACTTCTGGCGGTTCTCCTCCGACGAGCTGCTGGACTGCTTCCGCGCCGAGGCGGAGATCCTCCGCGAGGTCTCGGACGCACCCGTCACGACGAACTTCATGACGTTCTTCAAGCCGCTGGACTACTGGGCCTGGGCGGCCGAGCAGGACCTGATCTCGAACGACCACTACCGGATCGTCGAGGGCCTGGGCCCGAACGGCGCGACCCACGACCTGGCGATGTCCGGCGACCTCGTCCGATCGCTGGCCGGCGGCCGGCCGTGGCTGTTGATGGAACACTCGACGAGCGCGGTGAACTGGCAGCCCCGCAACCCGGCCAAACTCCCCGGCCAGCTGCGCCGGGACAGCCTCACCCACACCGCCCGGGGCGCGGACGGCGCGCTGTTCTTCCAGTGGCGCCAGTCCAAGGCCGGAGCGGAGAAGTTCCACTCCGCGCTGGTCCCCCACGCCGGCACCGACTCCCAGCTGTGGCGCGACGTCGTGCAGCTCGGCACCGACCTGGAGAGCCTGAAAGAACTCGCCGGCTCCACGGTCCGGCCCGAGGTCGCGATCACCGTCGACTGGGAGTCCTGGTGGGCGATCGAGCTCGACTCGCACCCCACCGCCGACGTCACCGGCCTCGGTGAGCTGCGCCGCTTCCACCGGGCGCTGTGGGACCGCGGGGTGACCGCCGACTTCGTCCACCCCGACCATGACCTCTCGGCCTACCGGCTGGTCATCGTGCCGACGCTGTACCTCACCGGCGGCGAGGCGGGCCCGAACCTGACCGAGTTCGTCGAGGCCGGCGGTACCGCGCTGGTCACGTACTTCTCCGGGATCGTCGACCACCACGACCACGTCCGGCTCGGTGGCTACCCGGGCGCCTTCCGCGACCTGCTCGGCGTCCGCGTGGAGGAGTTCAACCCGCTGCTCGGCGGCGCGAGCGTCCAAATCAGTGGCTTGAACGGTGGACGAGGCACCCTCTGGACCGAATCGGCGACCGCGACCACCGCGGAGACGCTCGCCACCTACGGCGACGGCCCGCTCGCGGGCCGGCCGGTCCTGACCCGGAACGCGGTCGGGAACGGTGAGGCCTGGTACCTCGGCACCCGCCTCGACGAGGCGAGCCACGCCGAGGTCGTCGGGCGTCTGCTGCGCACGGCCGGAGTTGCGCCGGTCCTGTCGTTCGACGAGTGGCCGGTGGGCTTGGATGTGGTGGAGCGGGTCGGTCCCGACGCCCGGTACGTGTTCGCGGTGAACCACGCCGACACGCCGGTAGCCCTGCCGCTGCGTGGGCACAACCTGCTCACGGCCACGGACTGGGCCGAGGGCGACGAAGTCGGGCCGGGCGACGTCGTGGTCATCCGAGCCTGA
- a CDS encoding carbohydrate ABC transporter permease, with product MTVLSEPAGETTTPMAPAKTAEGGPKISRGGRIFSYSFLTITAVIWLVPLVWAIYTSLRPEKDTQKYGYLSTGGSFNFQNYADAWNQGGFSKYFANSAIITVPAVILTLVMASMVAFAVSRFKWKFNVTLLILFTAGNLLPQQILAAPLFQLYKHFELPYSVSDSGSLLNTYYGVIAANIAFQVGFCTFVLSNYMKALPGELTEAAMVDGAGVWTQYWKIILPLCRPALAALGTLEVIWIYNDFFWALLFIQTGDRLPITTGINNLFGQYAQNDNLIAAGAIMTAIPVLAIYVALQRQFVAGLTLGGSKG from the coding sequence ATGACGGTCCTCAGCGAACCCGCCGGCGAGACCACGACCCCGATGGCGCCGGCCAAGACCGCCGAAGGCGGTCCGAAGATCAGCCGGGGCGGACGGATCTTCAGCTACTCGTTCCTGACGATCACCGCGGTGATCTGGCTCGTGCCGCTGGTCTGGGCGATCTACACGTCATTAAGGCCAGAAAAAGACACCCAGAAATACGGGTACCTGAGCACCGGCGGGTCGTTCAACTTCCAGAACTACGCCGACGCCTGGAACCAGGGTGGCTTTTCCAAGTACTTCGCCAACTCCGCGATCATCACCGTTCCGGCCGTCATCCTGACGCTCGTGATGGCGTCGATGGTGGCGTTCGCGGTGTCCCGGTTCAAGTGGAAGTTCAACGTCACGCTGCTGATCCTGTTCACCGCGGGCAACCTGCTCCCCCAGCAGATCCTGGCCGCGCCGCTGTTCCAGCTGTACAAGCACTTCGAGTTGCCGTACTCGGTCAGTGACTCGGGCTCGCTGCTCAACACGTACTACGGCGTGATCGCGGCGAACATCGCGTTCCAGGTCGGGTTCTGCACGTTCGTGCTGTCCAACTACATGAAGGCGCTGCCAGGCGAGCTCACCGAGGCCGCGATGGTCGACGGCGCCGGCGTGTGGACGCAGTACTGGAAGATCATCCTTCCGCTCTGCCGTCCGGCGCTGGCCGCGCTCGGGACGCTGGAAGTCATCTGGATCTACAACGACTTCTTCTGGGCGTTGCTGTTCATCCAGACCGGCGACCGGCTCCCGATCACGACCGGTATCAACAACCTGTTCGGGCAGTACGCGCAGAACGACAACCTGATCGCGGCCGGCGCGATCATGACCGCGATCCCGGTGCTGGCGATCTACGTGGCCCTGCAGCGGCAGTTCGTCGCGGGTCTCACCCTCGGCGGTAGCAAGGGATGA